In Carya illinoinensis cultivar Pawnee chromosome 16, C.illinoinensisPawnee_v1, whole genome shotgun sequence, a single window of DNA contains:
- the LOC122298636 gene encoding serine/threonine-protein kinase STY13-like, whose protein sequence is MLEGGARFTGMIGLNKNDNNYDDLSQGFYHKLDEGSNMSIDSFGSLQTSNGGGSVAMSIGNSSVGSNDSHTHILKHQGLRRRATDNHSVAVSVNRRGRVTHALSDDALAQALMDSNSPTLGLENFDEWTIDLRKLNMGSAFAQGAFGKLYRGTYNGEDVAIKILERPENDPEKALLMEQQFQQEVMMLATLKHVNIVRFIGGCRKPMVWCIVTEYAKGGSVRQFLMKRHNRAVPLKLAVKQALDVARGMAYVHGLGLIHRDLKSDNLLINADKSIKIADFGVARIEVQTEGMTPETGTYRWMAPEMIQHRPYTQKVDVYSFGIVLWELITGLLPFQNMTAVQAAFAVVNKGVRPVIPNDCLPILSEIMTRCWDGNPDVRPPFTEVVRMLENAEIEIMTTVRKARFRCCIVQPMTAD, encoded by the exons ATGTTGGAAGGTGGTGCAAGATTCACTGGAATGATAGGCCTGAACAAGAATGACAACAACTATGATGATCTATCGCAAGGATTTTACCATAAACTTGATGAGGGTTCCAACATGTCCATTGACAGTTTTGGAAGCCTGCAAACAAGCAACGGTGGAGGCTCTGTTGCAATGTCTATCGGTAACAGCAGTGTAGGTTCAAATGACTCCCACACTCACATTTTGAAACACCAAGGGTTACGGCGCCGTGCCACTGACAATCACTCTGTTGCAGTAAGCGTTAATCGTAGAGGCAGAGTCACGCATGCCTTGAGTGATGATGCTCTTGCCCAAGCGTTAATGGATAGCAATTCCCCTACTTTGGGGCTTGAGAATTTTGATGAGTGGACAATTGATTTAAGGAAGCTCAATATGGGATCAGCTTTTGCTCAAGGGGCTTTTGGGAAACTGTACAGAGGTACTTATAATGGTGAGGATGTTGCTATCAAGATCTTGGAGAGGCCAGAAAATGATCCAGAAAAGGCACTGCTGATGGAGCAACAATTTCAGCAGGAAGTTATGATGCTGGCCACATTGAAGCATGTAAATATAGTTCGGTTTATTGGTGGCTGTCGGAAGCCAATGGTATGGTGCATTGTGACAGAGTATGCAAAAGGGGGTTCTGTTCGTCAGTTTTTGATGAAGCGACACAACCGGGCTGTTCCATTGAAACTGGCAGTCAAACAGGCCTTGGATGTTGCAAGGGGGATGGCATATGTGCATGGGCTTGGATTGATTCACCGGGACTTGAAATCTGACAATCTGTTGATTAATGCAGACAAGTCCATAAAGATTGCAGATTTTGGAGTTGCACGCATTGAGGTACAGACTGAAGGAATGACCCCCGAGACAGGGACATACCGCTGGATGGCTCC GGAGATGATCCAGCATAGGCCGTACACACAGAAAGTAGATGTCTATAGCTTTGGGATTGTTCTCTGGGAACTCATTACGGGGCTGCTTCCATTTCAGAACATGACAGCGGTGCAGGCAGCATTTGCAGTTGTCAACAAAGGTGTTCGTCCTGTCATTCCCAACGACTGCTTACCCATTCTAAGTGAGATAATGACTAGATGCTGGGATGGTAACCCCGATGTCAGGCCCCCCTTCACAGAAGTTGTCAGGATGCTTGAAAATGCGGAGATTGAGATCATGACGACTGTTCGCAAGGCCCGTTTTAGGTGTTGTATTGTCCAACCAATGACTGcagattga
- the LOC122298635 gene encoding probable LRR receptor-like serine/threonine-protein kinase At4g30520 isoform X1 has translation MTMAPNLFLLLLLLHLLSSATLCISYEPRNHEVEALVNIKTCLHDPHGVLNNWDGDSVDPCSWAMITCSPENLVTGLGAPSQSLSGTLSEAFGNLTNLRQVLLQNNNISGKIPPELGTLPKLQTLDLSNNRLSGVVPVSLGQLNTLQYLRLNNNSLSGPFPASLAKISRLTFLDLSFNNLSGQVPRFPARTFNIVGNPLICGSSSTESCVGSTTLVPPSFSLESSPGKHQSRKLAIALGVTFSSIFLICVALAIWCRKRQKTQTILHVNDNQEGLVRLGNVRKFTFKELQSATDTFSSKNILGAGGFGNVYKGKLGDGTMVAVKRLKDMTGTTGESQFRTELEMISLAVHRNLLRLVGYCVTPTERLLVYPYMANGSVASRLRGKPVLDWNARKRIAIGAARGLLYLHEQCDPKIIHRDVKAANVLLDDYCEAVVGDFGLAKLLDREDSHVTTAVRGTVGHIAPEYLSTGQSSEKTDVFGFGILLLELVTGMRALEFGKTVNQKGAMLEWVKKNQQEKKVEVLVDRELGRNYDQIEVGEMLQVALLCTQCLPAHRPRMSEVVRMLEGDGLAEKWAASHNNTNPTSMNHSHTNTNQSMSRTATASEHDDNGHDRSSLFGMTMDGDDEGHSLDSCGMELSGPR, from the exons ATGACCATGGCTCCAAATCtctttcttctcctccttctcctACATCTTCTATCTTCAGCTACGCTCTGTATATCCTACGAACCACGCAACCATGAAG TGGAAGCTTTGGTCAACATAAAAACATGTCTGCATGATCCCCATGGAGTGTTGAACAACTGGGACGGAGACTCAGTGGACCCTTGTAGCTGGGCGATGATTACCTGCTCTCCCGAAAACCTTGTCACAGGCCT GGGAGCTCCAAGTCAATCTCTCTCTGGCACTTTATCTGAAGCCTTCGGAAATCTCACAAATCTTCGACAAGT ATTGCTGCAGAACAACAATATATCTGGCAAAATCCCACCGGAGCTGGGCACGCTTCCTAAACTTCAGACATTGGATCTCTCTAACAACCGATTATCGGGTGTCGTTCCAGTGTCTCTGGGCCAGTTGAATACTCTTCAATACCT GAGGCTGAACAACAATAGCTTGTCTGGGCCTTTTCCTGCGTCTTTAGCCAAAATATCTCGGCTTACTTTCTT GGACTTGTCTTTTAACAATCTAAGTGGACAAGTGCCAAGATTTCCCGCCAGGACCTTCAA TATTGTGGGAAACCCCTTGATTTGTGGAAGCAGCTCCACTGAAAGTTGCGTTGGATCAACCACTCTTGTTCCTCCTTCCTTTTCTCTAGAATCATCACCTG GAAAACACCAGTCCAGGAAACTAGCAATTGCACTTGGAGTCACATTCAGTTCTATCTTTCTCATATGCGTAGCACTTGCCATATGGTGCAGAAAAAGACAGAAAACCCAAACCATCCTACATGTTAATG ACAACCAAGAAGGACTCGTGCGTTTGGGCAACGTAAGAAAGTTCACTTTCAAGGAGCTTCAATCAGCAACTGACACATTTAGCTCTAAGAACATCCTTGGTGCTGGAGGTTTTGGGAATGTATACAAGGGAAAGCTAGGAGATGGAACCATGGTGGCAGTGAAGCGGCTGAAAGACATGACTGGAACCACAGGGGAATCTCAGTTTCGAACAGAACTGGAAATGATCAGCTTGGCAGTTCACCGGAACTTGCTCCGCCTTGTTGGATATTGTGTGACCCCTACTGAAAGGCTTCTGGTGTATCCTTACATGGCTAATGGCAGTGTGGCCTCCAGGCTTAGAG GAAAACCGGTACTTGATTGGAATGCAAGAAAGAggattgcaattggagcagCAAGGGGCCTACTTTATCTACATGAGCAATGTGATCCAAAGATAATCCACAGAGATGTGAAGGCTGCTAATGTTCTTCTGGATGATTACTGTGAGGCAGTTGTTGGTGATTTTGGGCTTGCAAAGCTCCTTGACCGTGAAGACTCCCATGTTACCACTGCTGTCCGTGGCACTGTTGGACATATTGCACCAGAATACCTCTCTACTGGCCAGTCATCTGAGAAAACGGATGTGTTTGGATTTGGCATTCTATTGTTAGAGCTAGTAACTGGAATGCGAGCTCTTGAGTTTGGCAAAACGGTTAATCAGAAGGGAGCTATGCTTGAGTGG GTGAAAAAAAATcagcaggagaagaaagtgGAAGTCTTGGTGGACAGAGAGCTGGGGAGAAACTACGACCAGATAGAGGTGGGGGAGATGCTGCAAGTAGCTTTACTATGCACTCAATGCTTGCCAGCCCACCGCCCCAGGATGTCGGAAGTGGTCCGGATGCTCGAAGGGGACGGCTTAGCTGAGAAGTGGGCAGCTTCACACAATAATACCAATCCGACCAGTATGAACCACTCTCACACTAACACTAACCAAAGTATGTCCCGCACTGCCACTGCCTCTGAACATGATGACAATGGTCATGATCGTTCGAGCTTGTTTGGCATGACCATGGATGGGGATGATGAGGGACATTCTTTGGATTCCTGTGGCATGGAACTCTCTGGTccaagataa
- the LOC122298635 gene encoding probable LRR receptor-like serine/threonine-protein kinase At4g30520 isoform X2: MTMAPNLFLLLLLLHLLSSATLCISYEPRNHEVEALVNIKTCLHDPHGVLNNWDGDSVDPCSWAMITCSPENLVTGLLLQNNNISGKIPPELGTLPKLQTLDLSNNRLSGVVPVSLGQLNTLQYLRLNNNSLSGPFPASLAKISRLTFLDLSFNNLSGQVPRFPARTFNIVGNPLICGSSSTESCVGSTTLVPPSFSLESSPGKHQSRKLAIALGVTFSSIFLICVALAIWCRKRQKTQTILHVNDNQEGLVRLGNVRKFTFKELQSATDTFSSKNILGAGGFGNVYKGKLGDGTMVAVKRLKDMTGTTGESQFRTELEMISLAVHRNLLRLVGYCVTPTERLLVYPYMANGSVASRLRGKPVLDWNARKRIAIGAARGLLYLHEQCDPKIIHRDVKAANVLLDDYCEAVVGDFGLAKLLDREDSHVTTAVRGTVGHIAPEYLSTGQSSEKTDVFGFGILLLELVTGMRALEFGKTVNQKGAMLEWVKKNQQEKKVEVLVDRELGRNYDQIEVGEMLQVALLCTQCLPAHRPRMSEVVRMLEGDGLAEKWAASHNNTNPTSMNHSHTNTNQSMSRTATASEHDDNGHDRSSLFGMTMDGDDEGHSLDSCGMELSGPR, translated from the exons ATGACCATGGCTCCAAATCtctttcttctcctccttctcctACATCTTCTATCTTCAGCTACGCTCTGTATATCCTACGAACCACGCAACCATGAAG TGGAAGCTTTGGTCAACATAAAAACATGTCTGCATGATCCCCATGGAGTGTTGAACAACTGGGACGGAGACTCAGTGGACCCTTGTAGCTGGGCGATGATTACCTGCTCTCCCGAAAACCTTGTCACAGGCCT ATTGCTGCAGAACAACAATATATCTGGCAAAATCCCACCGGAGCTGGGCACGCTTCCTAAACTTCAGACATTGGATCTCTCTAACAACCGATTATCGGGTGTCGTTCCAGTGTCTCTGGGCCAGTTGAATACTCTTCAATACCT GAGGCTGAACAACAATAGCTTGTCTGGGCCTTTTCCTGCGTCTTTAGCCAAAATATCTCGGCTTACTTTCTT GGACTTGTCTTTTAACAATCTAAGTGGACAAGTGCCAAGATTTCCCGCCAGGACCTTCAA TATTGTGGGAAACCCCTTGATTTGTGGAAGCAGCTCCACTGAAAGTTGCGTTGGATCAACCACTCTTGTTCCTCCTTCCTTTTCTCTAGAATCATCACCTG GAAAACACCAGTCCAGGAAACTAGCAATTGCACTTGGAGTCACATTCAGTTCTATCTTTCTCATATGCGTAGCACTTGCCATATGGTGCAGAAAAAGACAGAAAACCCAAACCATCCTACATGTTAATG ACAACCAAGAAGGACTCGTGCGTTTGGGCAACGTAAGAAAGTTCACTTTCAAGGAGCTTCAATCAGCAACTGACACATTTAGCTCTAAGAACATCCTTGGTGCTGGAGGTTTTGGGAATGTATACAAGGGAAAGCTAGGAGATGGAACCATGGTGGCAGTGAAGCGGCTGAAAGACATGACTGGAACCACAGGGGAATCTCAGTTTCGAACAGAACTGGAAATGATCAGCTTGGCAGTTCACCGGAACTTGCTCCGCCTTGTTGGATATTGTGTGACCCCTACTGAAAGGCTTCTGGTGTATCCTTACATGGCTAATGGCAGTGTGGCCTCCAGGCTTAGAG GAAAACCGGTACTTGATTGGAATGCAAGAAAGAggattgcaattggagcagCAAGGGGCCTACTTTATCTACATGAGCAATGTGATCCAAAGATAATCCACAGAGATGTGAAGGCTGCTAATGTTCTTCTGGATGATTACTGTGAGGCAGTTGTTGGTGATTTTGGGCTTGCAAAGCTCCTTGACCGTGAAGACTCCCATGTTACCACTGCTGTCCGTGGCACTGTTGGACATATTGCACCAGAATACCTCTCTACTGGCCAGTCATCTGAGAAAACGGATGTGTTTGGATTTGGCATTCTATTGTTAGAGCTAGTAACTGGAATGCGAGCTCTTGAGTTTGGCAAAACGGTTAATCAGAAGGGAGCTATGCTTGAGTGG GTGAAAAAAAATcagcaggagaagaaagtgGAAGTCTTGGTGGACAGAGAGCTGGGGAGAAACTACGACCAGATAGAGGTGGGGGAGATGCTGCAAGTAGCTTTACTATGCACTCAATGCTTGCCAGCCCACCGCCCCAGGATGTCGGAAGTGGTCCGGATGCTCGAAGGGGACGGCTTAGCTGAGAAGTGGGCAGCTTCACACAATAATACCAATCCGACCAGTATGAACCACTCTCACACTAACACTAACCAAAGTATGTCCCGCACTGCCACTGCCTCTGAACATGATGACAATGGTCATGATCGTTCGAGCTTGTTTGGCATGACCATGGATGGGGATGATGAGGGACATTCTTTGGATTCCTGTGGCATGGAACTCTCTGGTccaagataa